The following proteins are encoded in a genomic region of Corythoichthys intestinalis isolate RoL2023-P3 chromosome 5, ASM3026506v1, whole genome shotgun sequence:
- the LOC130916726 gene encoding guanine nucleotide-binding protein G(i) subunit alpha-1, whose amino-acid sequence MGCTLSTDDKAAQERSKMIDRNLRDDGEKAAREVKLLLLGAGESGKSTIVKQMKIIHEAGYSEEECKQYKAVVYSNTIQSIIAIIRAMGRLKIDFADPARADDARQLFVLAGSAEEGFMTGELAGVIQRLWKDGGVQACFSRSREYQLNDSAAYYLNDLDRISHGAYVPTQQDVLRTRVKTTGIVETHFTFKDLHFKMFDVGGQRSERKKWIHCFEGVTAIIFCVALSDYDLVLAEDEEMNRMHESMKLFDSICNNKWFTDTSIILFLNKKDLFEEKIKKSPLTICYPEYAGSNTYEEAAAYIQCQFEDLNKRKDTKEIYTHFTCATDTKNVQFVFDAVTDVIIKNNLKDCGLF is encoded by the exons atgggATGTACTCTGAGCACGGACGACAAGGCGGCGCAGGAGCGCAGCAAGATGATCGACAGGAACCTCCGGGACGACGGAGAGAAAGCTGCCCGGGAGGTGAAGCTGTTGCTGCTCG GGGCTGGGGAGTCTGGGAAGAGTACCATTGTGAAACAGATGAA GATCATCCATGAAGCGGGCTACTCAGAGGAGGAGTGTAAGCAGTACAAGGCAGTTGTCTACAGCAACACCATCCAGTCCATTATTGCCATCATCAGAGCCATGGGACGCCTCAAGATCGACTTTGCCGACCCAGCCAGAGCG GATGACGCGCGGCAGCTGTTCGTGTTGGCCGGCTCGGCCGAGGAGGGCTTCATGACCGGCGAGCTGGCCGGGGTCATCCAGCGGCTGTGGAAGGACGGAGGAGTGCAGGCGTGCTTCAGCCGCTCCCGAGAGTACCAACTCAACGACTCTGCGGCCTA CTATCTGAATGACCTGGACAGGATATCACACGGTGCTTACGTGCCCACCCAGCAGGACGTGCTGAGGACCAGAGTAAAGACCACCGGCATTGTGGAGACACATTTCACCTTCAAGGATCTACATTTCAA AATGTTTGACGTTGGTGGCCAGAGGTCTGAGAGAAAGAAGTGGATCCACTGCTTCGAGGGCGTCACAGCCATCATCTTCTGCGTGGCTCTCAGCGACTACGACCTCGTATTGGCTGAAGACGAGGAAATG AACCGAATGCATGAGAGCATGAAGCTGTTCGACTCCATCTGCAACAACAAGTGGTTCACGGACACCTCCATTATTCTCTTCCTCAACAAGAAGGATCTCTTTGAGGAGAAGATCAAAAAGAGCCCCCTCACAATCTGCTACCCAGAATATGCAG GCTCCAACACATACGAGGAAGCGGCGGCCTACATTCAGTGTCAGTTTGAAGACCTGAACAAGAGGAAGGACACCAAGGAGATCTACACCCATTTCACCTGCGCCACCGACACCAAGAATGTGCAGTTTGTGTTCGACGCCGTCACCGAcgtcatcatcaaaaacaacctGAAGGACTGTGGCCTTTTCTGA